In Leptolyngbya sp. SIO1E4, one DNA window encodes the following:
- a CDS encoding MBL fold metallo-hydrolase, with protein MAHLKARRSQNVDGDIYVDNTCIDCDTCRWMAPDIFTRIDGQSAVVHQPETAGDRLAALQALLSCPTASIGTLDPPTEMKAVQASFPLEIADGVYHCGYHSEKSYGAASYFIQRPEGNILIDSPRFAAPLVKRLEALGGVRYLYLTHRDDVADHQAFHDHFGCDRSLHQADISSITAEIERPLTGTAPIDFAPDITIIPVPGHTQGHTVLLYQDRFLFTGDHLAWSVRLHQLYAFRRHCWYSWSAQIASMEKLAAYSFEWVLPGHGRRHHADAATMKQQMDKCLAWMKTQ; from the coding sequence ATGGCTCACCTCAAGGCCCGGCGATCGCAAAACGTAGATGGCGACATTTATGTTGACAACACCTGCATTGACTGCGATACCTGCCGCTGGATGGCTCCCGATATTTTCACGCGCATTGATGGGCAATCTGCCGTGGTTCATCAGCCCGAGACAGCGGGTGATCGCCTGGCGGCCCTCCAGGCCCTGCTGTCTTGCCCCACCGCCTCCATCGGCACCCTAGACCCGCCCACCGAGATGAAGGCTGTACAGGCGAGCTTCCCCCTTGAGATCGCTGATGGCGTTTACCACTGCGGCTATCATTCTGAGAAATCCTATGGGGCTGCCAGCTACTTCATTCAAAGGCCCGAGGGCAACATTCTGATTGATTCTCCTCGCTTTGCTGCCCCTCTGGTGAAGCGTCTAGAAGCCCTGGGGGGAGTGCGTTACCTGTACCTCACTCATCGTGATGACGTGGCCGATCATCAGGCCTTTCACGATCATTTTGGCTGCGATCGCAGTTTGCACCAAGCTGACATCAGCTCGATAACGGCTGAGATCGAACGTCCCTTGACGGGCACAGCGCCCATTGACTTTGCCCCAGACATCACGATTATTCCTGTCCCAGGGCATACCCAAGGCCATACGGTGTTGCTCTATCAAGACCGCTTTTTATTCACAGGCGATCACCTGGCTTGGTCAGTAAGGCTGCACCAACTGTATGCCTTTCGACGACATTGTTGGTACTCCTGGTCAGCGCAGATCGCATCTATGGAAAAATTAGCCGCCTACTCGTTTGAATGGGTGCTGCCGGGGCATGGAAGACGCCATCATGCTGATGCGGCCACCATGAAACAACAGATGGACAAATGCCTCGCCTGGATGAAGACGCAATAG
- a CDS encoding Uma2 family endonuclease, whose translation MLPTITPNILELPPGTRVQFPATFQEYEQLLERLGDRAAIRIRFRDNHIFLMAPLPEHGNQTDILSDLIKVLLRKQGKDWQGFNVITLRKSGIPGVEPDACFYIQNLSAILGKRRIDLDLDLPPDLAIETDLTSITDIEDYVPFAVPEVWIYKAGQLKIYQFEGGCYHEANTSQLFSGIAVKESLPTYVKRAWTVGSSVALREFEQFLTQ comes from the coding sequence ATGTTGCCAACCATCACCCCAAACATCCTCGAACTGCCTCCGGGTACACGAGTCCAGTTTCCAGCAACTTTCCAGGAATATGAGCAGTTGCTGGAGAGACTCGGCGATCGCGCAGCCATCCGCATCCGGTTTCGAGATAACCACATCTTTCTTATGGCCCCCCTTCCAGAACACGGCAATCAGACGGATATCTTGTCTGACTTAATTAAGGTGCTCTTGCGCAAACAAGGGAAAGACTGGCAGGGCTTTAATGTGATTACCCTCAGAAAATCTGGGATCCCTGGCGTCGAACCGGATGCTTGCTTTTACATTCAAAACTTGTCTGCCATTTTGGGCAAACGACGCATCGATTTAGATCTGGATCTACCTCCAGATTTAGCGATTGAAACCGACCTGACTTCCATTACCGACATTGAGGACTATGTCCCGTTTGCTGTACCAGAGGTGTGGATTTACAAGGCAGGGCAGTTGAAGATTTACCAGTTTGAAGGGGGGTGCTATCACGAGGCAAACACCAGTCAACTCTTTTCTGGCATTGCTGTCAAAGAAAGTTTACCCACCTACGTAAAGCGGGCTTGGACAGTGGGTTCAAGTGTAGCGCTGCGAGAATTTGAACAATTCCTTACACAATAA